From the Magnetococcales bacterium genome, one window contains:
- the flgC gene encoding flagellar basal body rod protein FlgC, with the protein MDFLNSFRVTASGLAAQRLRLNLIAENVANAQTTRTPEGGPYKRRDPHFMARPFDVMMDKETAAGSTGVAVDRVVVDNNPPRMQYDPTHPDANADGYVAMPNIDVMTEMVNMMSASRSYEANVSVLNATKAMAVKALEIGQ; encoded by the coding sequence ATGGATTTCTTGAATTCGTTTCGTGTGACGGCCTCCGGTCTGGCAGCCCAACGCCTGCGGCTGAACCTGATCGCCGAGAATGTTGCCAACGCCCAGACGACACGAACTCCCGAGGGGGGGCCATATAAACGGCGTGATCCGCATTTCATGGCGCGCCCTTTCGACGTGATGATGGACAAGGAGACGGCAGCCGGCTCCACAGGAGTCGCTGTGGATCGGGTTGTGGTGGATAATAACCCTCCCCGCATGCAGTACGATCCGACTCACCCGGATGCCAATGCGGATGGCTATGTGGCCATGCCCAATATCGATGTCATGACCGAGATGGTCAACATGATGTCGGCCAGTCGGAGTTATGAAGCCAATGTCTCCGTCTTGAATGCCACCAAGGCCATGGCAGTCAAGGCCTTGGAAATTGGACAATGA